The Burkholderiales bacterium DNA segment CTTCGAGTCGGTGCTCGCCGCCAACCCGAGGAGCGTGGACGCCATGCTGGGGCTTGCCGCCCTGGAGCAGGTCGCGCGCAACGAAAAAGGCGCCGTCGAGTGGCTGGAAAAAGCCGCCAAGGCGGATGCGAAGGCCATCGCCCCCCGCGCCCTGCTGGCCGATCATTATCTGGCGCGGCGGGAGCCGCAGCGAGCCCTCACTTTTGCCCGCGAGGCCCAGGCCGCCAATCCCGACAGCGCCCAGGCACTGGCGCTATTGGGCCGGGTGCAGCTCGCGGCGGGGGAGAAGGACAACGCCCTGACCACCTTCAGCCGGCTGGTGGAGCGGGAGCCCGACTCCGCCTCGGCGTTCTTCCAGCTTGCCAGCGCCCAGATGGCGGCGGACCGGCTGGGGGAGGCGCGCAAGTCCTTGGAGCGGGCCCTGACGCTGGACCCGAAATTCACCGACGCCCAGCTCGCCCTCATCGGCCTCGAGTGGCGCGGCGGCCGCCAGGAGGAGGCCCTGCGCCGCGCCCAGACCCTGCAGGCCCAGGCGCCCAAGGCCGCCGGGGGCTTCGTCATCGAGGGGGACATCCATCTCGCCCGCAATGACCCGGCGCGCGCCGCGGCCCTCTATCAGAAGGCCTTCGAGCGGGAGGCAAACCCCGTGATCGCCATGAAGCTGCACGGCAGTCTCCTTGCCGCCAACCGGCCGGCGGAGGCCCGGGCGGTGGCCGAGCGGTGGCTCAAGGCGCATCCGGACGATGTGGGCATGCGCCTCTACCTCGGGGAGAGCCACCTCAAGCGGGGTGAGGACAAAGAAGCCATCGCCCAGTATCGGGCCATCCTGGAAAAGGCCCCGGATCATCTCGTCGCCCTCAACAACCTCGCCTGGCTGCTCGGCAAGCAGGGGGATGCGGGGGCGCTGGCGATGGCCGAGCGGGCCCATCGGCTGCGACCGGAAGATCCCCGCATCCTCGACACCCTGGGCTGGATCCACCTCCAAGCGGGGCGGGCGCGGCAGGCCCGGGATTTCCTCGCCAAGGCGGTGGCCGCCGCTCCTGGCGAGCCCAGTGTGCGCTACCACTATGCGGTGGCCCTCTGGAAAAGCGGTGATTCCGGCGGGGCGCGGCAGGAACTGCAACGGGCCCTGGCGGTGGGGGTGCGCTTCCCCGAGGAAAAGGACGCCCAGGCCCTGCTTTCCCAACTGACCGCCCGCCCGTGACGAAAGGAGTTTCCATGCTTGCCGCCCGCCTTATGCGCCTGGTCGCCGTCGCTTTGCTTTTCGCCCTGTTTGCTGCGGGCTGTGAACGGCTTGCCAACTACACGGACCAGGAACACGTCAGCCGCGCCAAGACCTTCTTGAGGAAAAACGATCTGCGCGCGGCGGAGATCGAGCTCAAGAATGCGGTCGCGAAAAACCCCCGCAATGCGGAAGCCCGCTGGGAGCTTGGCCGGCTCTACCTCACCCAGCGTCGGGGCCAGGATGCGGAAAAGGAACTGCGCCAGGCGCAGGCGTTGGGGATGAACCCCGCCACCCTGAAGGTGCCCCTGGCGCGCGCCTATCTCCTGCAGGGGGATTTCGAAAGGCTGTTGCGGGAAATCGAACCGGCGGCGAGCGACTCTGCCACCAATACCGCTCGGCTTTTGGCCCTGCGGGGCGATGCGCTTGTCGGGGCGCGGCGTTTCCGTGATGGTTGCGCTGCTTACGGGGAAGGGGAGGCGGCTGACCCCGAGCACGCCGTGGAGGCGCGCTGGGGCCTGGCCCTGTGTGCCACCGCCCGCGGTGACCTGGAGGCGGCCCGGGGCTATCTCGAGAAAGCGCGGCAAATCGAGCCGGACAACGACGGCACCTGGGCGCGTCTGGGTGAGTTCGCCCAGATGCAGGGGAATGCCGAGGCGGCCCAGGCCGCCTTCGGCGAAGCCCTGAAACGCAACCCCTTGAACGCCGAAGCCCTCATCGGCCGCGCCGCCATCGCCATCGGTCGGGGTGACTTTGCTGGCGCGCGCAAGGACCTGGAAACGCTGCAGAACGCCGGCATCGAGCACCCGGGCCTTTTGCACGTGGGCGCCGCCCTGAAACAGGCGCGGGGCCAGCTGGATGGCGCGCTGGAACTCGCCCAGCGTCTGGAAAAGCGCTATCCCCGCTATTTTCCCGGCTGGCTCCTTGCCGCCCAGGTCCACTACGCCAAGGGCAACCTGGGGCTTGCCGAGCAGTATGTGAGCCGCTACCTCACCGTCCAGCCCGCCAACCGCAGTGCCGTCCTCCTCAAGGCGGACATCCTGGCCCGCAGCGGCCGCGCGGCGGAAATCCCTCCCCTCACCGAGCCCCTGCTTGGCCGCTATCCCGACGATGCGCGGCTTCTCGCCGCCACCGGCCAGGCCTATCTGCTCTTAGGCGATTACGCGCGCGCCCAGGGCTTTCTCGAGCGGGCGCTGGCGGTGGAGCCGGGGAATGCCGGCAGCCAGGTGGCGCTGGCGGTGGCCCACTTGGGGCGGGGCGAGCGGGAAAAGGGCCTTGCCCTGCTGGAGGAGGTGGCGGCGCGGGACCAGAAGGGGGTGACCGCCGATCTGCTGCTGGTGGCGGAGTACAACCGGGGGCGGGAATACGACCGGGCCCTGGCGAGCATCGACCGCATCGAGCGCAAGGAACCCCAAAGCGCCCTCCCCCATCGGCTGCGGGGTGGGGTGCTGCTCCTCAGAAACGACCGGGTGGGGGCGCGCAAGGCCCTGGAAGCGGGGCTTGCCAAAGACCCCGCGGACCTTTTGACGGCGGCGGCGCTCGCCGACCTGGATCTGGCGGAAGGCCGGCCCGAGGCGGCGCGGGAGCGTTTTGAGCGCATGCTGGCGCGCCATCCCGGCAACACCGACATCATGGTGGCCCTGGCCGGGCTTGCCGCCAGGGCGGGTGATGAGAAGGCCTTCGTCGACTGGCTAAGCCGCGCCGCCCGTCAGGATGCCAAGGCCCTGCGGCCGCGGCTCATGCTGGCGGAACACCACCTCAAGCGGGGACGGGCCGACCAGGCGCTGGCCCTGGCCACCGAGGCGGCGCGGGCCAACCCGGACGACCCCCAGGCCCTGGCCTTCCTTGGCCGTATGCAGATGGCGAGCGGGGCGCGCGAAAACGCCGTGGCCTCTTTCAGCCGCCTGGCGGGGCTGCTTGCCGACCCCACCCCGGCGCAGGTGGAACTCGCCCGCGCCCACATCTCCCTACGCCGTTACGGGGATGCCCGGAGTGCCATCGAGCAGGCGCTGGCGCGCTCGCCGGACTACCTGCCGGCGCTCCAGGTGGCGGGGGATCTGGAGCTCTTGGCCGGCAATCCCGCCAAGGCGCTGGGCATAGCCCAGCGGCTTTATGCCCTGGCCCCCCGCTTGCCGGCGGGCCTGGTGCTGCGGGGCGAGGCACAGATGCGGCAGGGGCGCTACGGGGCGGCGGTGGAATCCTTCGCCAAGGCGCTGGCTCTGGATCCCAACGCGGGCACCCAGGTGATCCGCCTGCACCAGGCCCTGCTTTTCGCCAACCGGGCGGCGGAGGCCGACGCGCGCCTGGCCGACTGGCTCGAGGCCCATCCCGACCAGGACGCCGTCCGCCTCTACGCCGCCGAGAATGCGGTCGTGCGCCGCCGCTGGCCGGCTGCCCGCGACGCCTATGAAGCCCTGCTCGCCCGGCATCCGGAGCAGGCCGCCCTCCTCAATAACCTCGCCCTGGTGTACCTGGAGCTTGCCGACCCCCGGGCGCTGGCCACCGCCGAGCGGGCGTTCAAAGCTGCGCCGGAGGATCCCCTGGTGATGGATACCCTGGGCTGGGTGCTCACCCGACGGGGGGAAGTGAAGCGGGCGCTGCCCCTGTTGCGCCAGGCGGTGGAAAAACGGCCGGAGCTTCCCAGCCTGCGCTACCACTATGGGGTGGCGTTGGGCCAAGCCGGCGACCGGCTGGGCGCGGCGCGGGAGCTGGATGCGGCGCTTGCCCGCCGGCAGCCCTTCCCGG contains these protein-coding regions:
- the prsT gene encoding PEP-CTERM system TPR-repeat protein PrsT, which gives rise to FESVLAANPRSVDAMLGLAALEQVARNEKGAVEWLEKAAKADAKAIAPRALLADHYLARREPQRALTFAREAQAANPDSAQALALLGRVQLAAGEKDNALTTFSRLVEREPDSASAFFQLASAQMAADRLGEARKSLERALTLDPKFTDAQLALIGLEWRGGRQEEALRRAQTLQAQAPKAAGGFVIEGDIHLARNDPARAAALYQKAFEREANPVIAMKLHGSLLAANRPAEARAVAERWLKAHPDDVGMRLYLGESHLKRGEDKEAIAQYRAILEKAPDHLVALNNLAWLLGKQGDAGALAMAERAHRLRPEDPRILDTLGWIHLQAGRARQARDFLAKAVAAAPGEPSVRYHYAVALWKSGDSGGARQELQRALAVGVRFPEEKDAQALLSQLTARP
- the prsT gene encoding PEP-CTERM system TPR-repeat protein PrsT — its product is MLAARLMRLVAVALLFALFAAGCERLANYTDQEHVSRAKTFLRKNDLRAAEIELKNAVAKNPRNAEARWELGRLYLTQRRGQDAEKELRQAQALGMNPATLKVPLARAYLLQGDFERLLREIEPAASDSATNTARLLALRGDALVGARRFRDGCAAYGEGEAADPEHAVEARWGLALCATARGDLEAARGYLEKARQIEPDNDGTWARLGEFAQMQGNAEAAQAAFGEALKRNPLNAEALIGRAAIAIGRGDFAGARKDLETLQNAGIEHPGLLHVGAALKQARGQLDGALELAQRLEKRYPRYFPGWLLAAQVHYAKGNLGLAEQYVSRYLTVQPANRSAVLLKADILARSGRAAEIPPLTEPLLGRYPDDARLLAATGQAYLLLGDYARAQGFLERALAVEPGNAGSQVALAVAHLGRGEREKGLALLEEVAARDQKGVTADLLLVAEYNRGREYDRALASIDRIERKEPQSALPHRLRGGVLLLRNDRVGARKALEAGLAKDPADLLTAAALADLDLAEGRPEAARERFERMLARHPGNTDIMVALAGLAARAGDEKAFVDWLSRAARQDAKALRPRLMLAEHHLKRGRADQALALATEAARANPDDPQALAFLGRMQMASGARENAVASFSRLAGLLADPTPAQVELARAHISLRRYGDARSAIEQALARSPDYLPALQVAGDLELLAGNPAKALGIAQRLYALAPRLPAGLVLRGEAQMRQGRYGAAVESFAKALALDPNAGTQVIRLHQALLFANRAAEADARLADWLEAHPDQDAVRLYAAENAVVRRRWPAARDAYEALLARHPEQAALLNNLALVYLELADPRALATAERAFKAAPEDPLVMDTLGWVLTRRGEVKRALPLLRQAVEKRPELPSLRYHYGVALGQAGDRLGAARELDAALARRQPFPEEAEARALRKSL